One Mycolicibacterium crocinum DNA window includes the following coding sequences:
- a CDS encoding alpha/beta hydrolase, which yields MTLDPQIAGLIETLDSGFPPVHTMTGAEARAAIRARFVPNPNPEPVFHVADRQIDVAGGRVGVRIYRPESSEPLPILVYAHGGGFVFCDLDSHDGLCRNLANSIPAVVVSVGYRLAPEHRWPTAAEDVCAATLWAAAHAAELGGDPSRIAVGGDSAGGNLAAVTTLMARDRDSVTIAAQLLLYPVIAADFDTESYRRYGRGYYNPRPALQWYWDQYVPTVEDRRHPYASPLQADLTGLPPAVVVLAGHDPLRDEGFAYADALAAAGTPTTRCSFEGGIHGFMTMPMLDLAHQARREAARSLGELLRR from the coding sequence GTGACTCTCGATCCTCAGATCGCAGGCCTGATCGAAACCCTGGACTCGGGGTTTCCGCCCGTGCACACGATGACCGGAGCCGAAGCGCGCGCCGCGATCCGCGCCCGTTTTGTGCCGAACCCGAACCCCGAACCGGTTTTCCACGTCGCCGATCGCCAGATCGATGTCGCGGGTGGACGCGTCGGTGTCCGGATCTACCGGCCTGAGTCCAGTGAGCCACTGCCCATACTCGTGTATGCCCACGGTGGCGGGTTTGTGTTCTGCGACCTCGACAGCCACGACGGGTTGTGCCGCAACCTCGCCAATTCGATTCCCGCCGTGGTGGTCTCGGTCGGCTACCGACTGGCCCCCGAGCACAGGTGGCCCACCGCTGCCGAAGACGTCTGCGCCGCCACCCTGTGGGCGGCGGCGCATGCCGCCGAACTCGGAGGCGATCCCAGTCGGATCGCGGTCGGTGGGGACAGCGCCGGCGGCAACCTCGCCGCGGTCACCACGCTGATGGCCCGGGATCGCGACTCCGTGACCATCGCCGCGCAGTTGCTGCTGTATCCCGTGATCGCCGCCGACTTCGACACCGAGTCCTACCGACGTTACGGCCGCGGCTACTACAACCCGCGCCCGGCGCTTCAGTGGTATTGGGATCAATACGTGCCGACCGTCGAGGACCGTCGACATCCGTACGCCTCGCCACTGCAGGCGGATCTGACCGGTCTGCCGCCGGCTGTCGTCGTGCTGGCCGGCCACGATCCGCTGCGCGACGAAGGATTCGCCTACGCAGATGCTCTGGCGGCGGCGGGGACGCCGACCACGCGGTGTTCATTCGAGGGCGGCATCCACGGTTTCATGACGATGCCGATGCTCGACCTGGCCCACCAGGCCCGCCGGGAGGCCGCCCGCTCGTTAGGTGAGCTGCTCCGACGCTGA